Proteins encoded together in one Bosea sp. (in: a-proteobacteria) window:
- the motA gene encoding flagellar motor stator protein MotA, with amino-acid sequence MRLIVGTIIVFVCVFGSYAAMGGHLEVLWQPFEFVIILGAAIGAFVIGNPAPVLKAVPAMLGTLVKGPKYKQECYVELLGMQYSLYKFVKQKGMLAVEQHIENPSESTLFNAFPTFAANHHAVEFVCDYMRMLTMGANNVHEIDALMDEELETHHQEQERVVAAMQSLADGTPALGIVAAVLGVIKTMGAISEPPEVLGHLIGGALVGTFFGVFVAYGFFGPMAQSLKGIYEAESKYYLSLKAGLLAHISGQPPVMAVEFARKALMSDVRPTFSEVEAATADLPA; translated from the coding sequence ATGCGGCTGATCGTCGGGACAATCATCGTCTTCGTCTGCGTCTTCGGCAGCTACGCGGCGATGGGTGGCCACCTCGAGGTCCTTTGGCAGCCGTTCGAGTTTGTTATCATCCTCGGTGCAGCGATCGGTGCCTTCGTCATCGGCAACCCCGCGCCGGTGCTCAAAGCCGTGCCCGCCATGCTCGGCACGCTCGTGAAGGGCCCCAAGTACAAGCAGGAATGCTATGTCGAACTGCTGGGGATGCAGTATTCATTGTACAAATTTGTGAAGCAGAAGGGCATGCTCGCGGTCGAGCAGCATATTGAAAACCCGAGCGAGTCGACGCTGTTCAACGCCTTCCCGACTTTTGCGGCGAACCACCATGCGGTCGAGTTCGTCTGCGACTATATGCGCATGTTGACGATGGGCGCCAACAACGTCCACGAGATAGACGCTCTCATGGACGAGGAACTGGAGACGCACCACCAGGAGCAGGAGCGTGTCGTTGCGGCCATGCAGTCGCTCGCGGACGGCACACCGGCGCTCGGCATCGTTGCCGCCGTGCTCGGCGTGATCAAGACGATGGGGGCGATCAGCGAGCCGCCGGAGGTGCTGGGACATCTGATCGGCGGCGCGCTCGTCGGCACCTTCTTCGGCGTCTTCGTCGCCTACGGCTTCTTCGGACCCATGGCGCAGTCGCTCAAAGGCATCTACGAGGCGGAATCGAAATACTACCTTTCGCTCAAGGCTGGGCTGCTCGCCCATATCAGCGGCCAGCCGCCGGTGATGGCGGTGGAATTTGCCCGCAAGGCTCTGATGAGCGACGTCCGCCCGACCTTCAGCGAAGTGGAAGCGGCGACCGCCGATCTGCCCGCCTAG
- a CDS encoding urease accessory protein UreD codes for MPALDHLSRAAPMRMQRAQGQASVSFRSRDGLTCLDRLFQEGCAKLRFPRPLGGDDPQAILINTSGGLTGGDRFGVDVSLTEGAAACITTQACERIYRSTGADAVVSNRLRLSAGARLAWLPQETILFDGGRLSRSLDVDLAGDAELVAVEAVLFGRQAMGETLRSGHLHDRWRIRRDGRLVFADDLRVEGDIAARLAPQPAMAGGRAMATVLFVGAAPERFLDRARCLIGPNGGASTWNGKLLARLVEETGLALRRRLEPLLTLLTGGRPLPRLWQL; via the coding sequence ATGCCGGCGCTCGACCATCTTAGCCGTGCCGCCCCGATGCGGATGCAGCGCGCGCAAGGGCAGGCGAGCGTGAGCTTCCGCTCGCGCGACGGCCTGACCTGCCTCGATCGGCTGTTCCAGGAGGGCTGCGCGAAGCTGCGCTTCCCGCGCCCGCTCGGCGGCGACGATCCCCAGGCCATCCTCATCAATACGTCAGGCGGGCTGACCGGGGGAGATCGCTTCGGCGTCGATGTCAGTCTCACCGAGGGAGCCGCCGCCTGCATCACCACGCAGGCTTGCGAGCGCATCTATCGCTCCACCGGCGCGGATGCCGTGGTGAGCAACCGCCTGCGGCTCTCGGCCGGGGCGCGGCTCGCCTGGCTGCCGCAGGAGACGATCCTGTTCGATGGCGGGCGCCTGTCCCGCTCTCTCGACGTCGACCTCGCGGGCGATGCCGAACTCGTCGCCGTCGAGGCCGTGCTCTTCGGCCGGCAGGCGATGGGCGAGACGCTGCGCAGCGGTCATCTGCACGATCGCTGGCGCATCCGGCGCGATGGCCGCCTGGTCTTCGCCGACGATCTGCGCGTCGAGGGCGATATCGCTGCCCGGCTCGCGCCGCAGCCCGCCATGGCCGGCGGCCGCGCGATGGCGACCGTGCTGTTCGTTGGCGCTGCGCCCGAGCGCTTTCTGGACCGGGCCCGCTGCCTGATCGGGCCAAATGGCGGCGCCAGCACCTGGAACGGCAAGCTTCTGGCGCGGCTGGTCGAGGAGACCGGGCTCGCGCTCAGACGGCGGCTGGAGCCGCTCCTGACCCTTTTGACGGGCGGCCGGCCGCTGCCCAGGCTCTGGCAACTCTAG
- a CDS encoding urease subunit gamma encodes MNLTPREKDKLLIAMAAMVARRRLERGVKLNHPEAIALISDFVVEGARDGRSVADLMAAGAHVVGRAEVMEGVAEMIHDVQVEATFPDGTKLVTVHQPIR; translated from the coding sequence ATGAACCTGACACCGCGCGAGAAGGACAAGCTCTTGATCGCCATGGCGGCCATGGTCGCCCGGCGCCGGCTCGAGCGCGGCGTGAAGCTCAACCATCCCGAGGCCATCGCCCTGATCAGCGATTTCGTCGTCGAGGGCGCGCGCGACGGCCGCAGCGTCGCCGATCTGATGGCGGCCGGCGCTCATGTCGTCGGCCGTGCCGAGGTGATGGAAGGCGTCGCCGAAATGATCCACGATGTGCAGGTCGAGGCGACTTTCCCCGATGGGACCAAGCTCGTCACCGTCCACCAGCCGATCCGCTGA
- a CDS encoding flagellar motor protein MotB: protein MSKPTQPIIVKKVKKAAHAHHGGAWKIAYADFVTAMMAFFLLMWLISMTTQEQKIGLAEYFAPASLSPTNSGAGGILMGSALDKSGNKSSPPRDAAKGTTGQDDKARPTNSGGASEREAASRAAGSVQANYSAVASLRQALQNMPEIAELSRNIVIEPTKEGLNVSLVDEYGRSMFPEGSVQPYEHTRLVLEALAPTLRRLPNQLSVAGHTAAARPGSVQAVDSWNLTAGRALAVREILSGAGLPNDRFASVVGRADTEPLFPDNPYVPPNRRVTITLLNAEPPLPPGVLR from the coding sequence ATGAGCAAGCCCACCCAGCCGATTATCGTCAAGAAGGTCAAGAAGGCCGCCCATGCGCACCACGGCGGTGCCTGGAAAATCGCCTATGCGGACTTCGTGACCGCGATGATGGCGTTCTTTCTGCTGATGTGGCTGATCAGCATGACGACGCAGGAGCAGAAGATCGGCTTGGCGGAATACTTCGCGCCGGCGTCCCTGAGTCCGACGAACAGTGGCGCCGGCGGCATCCTGATGGGCAGTGCGCTGGACAAGTCTGGCAACAAGTCGTCGCCGCCCCGCGACGCGGCGAAGGGCACGACCGGGCAGGACGACAAGGCGCGCCCGACCAACTCGGGCGGCGCCAGCGAGCGCGAGGCCGCGAGCCGGGCCGCCGGCAGCGTGCAGGCCAACTACAGCGCCGTAGCCAGCCTCCGGCAGGCGCTCCAGAACATGCCCGAAATCGCCGAGCTGTCGCGCAACATCGTGATCGAGCCGACCAAGGAGGGGTTGAACGTTTCCCTCGTGGACGAATACGGCCGCTCGATGTTCCCCGAGGGCTCGGTCCAGCCCTACGAGCACACGCGTCTCGTGCTGGAGGCGCTCGCGCCCACCCTGCGCCGGTTGCCCAACCAACTGTCTGTCGCCGGCCACACGGCCGCCGCGCGCCCGGGCTCGGTGCAGGCTGTCGATTCCTGGAACCTCACCGCCGGGCGCGCGCTCGCCGTGCGCGAGATCCTGTCGGGTGCCGGGCTCCCCAACGACCGCTTCGCTTCCGTGGTGGGACGCGCCGACACCGAGCCGCTCTTCCCCGACAATCCCTACGTCCCGCCGAACCGCCGGGTGACGATCACGCTGCTCAACGCGGAGCCGCCGCTGCCCCCGGGCGTCCTTCGCTGA
- a CDS encoding c-type cytochrome gives MSCKPGEPCEEGLKRRRALAVLGLMGLIFVALSVASFVDSRGQVVPAKVTYAGFDAVEGKRIFQAYNCMGCHTIVGNGAYLGPDLTKLYAAVGPAWLEAFLPSAGAWPKSGAVKLQLQNKAVAGEAGVETIEAYLEKYPAAAERIDRRGGKVTQMPNLPFGRDEARKLVAFLKYTSAMNTEGWPPVPKVDGLTFPAATPMPAAARQAALVPAEGTGRAAAAPLSAAAHGAALAEENGCTACHAKDRERLVGPGWGGLYGSTVKLADGSSVVADDAYLTEKILTPDARVVAGYEAGVMPSFAEILDKDQIADVVAYIRSLEGK, from the coding sequence ATGAGCTGCAAGCCGGGCGAACCGTGCGAGGAGGGGCTGAAGCGGCGCCGCGCGCTTGCGGTCCTCGGCCTGATGGGCCTCATCTTCGTTGCGCTGTCGGTCGCTTCCTTCGTCGATTCCCGCGGGCAGGTCGTCCCCGCGAAGGTGACCTATGCCGGCTTCGACGCGGTCGAGGGCAAGCGCATCTTCCAGGCCTATAACTGCATGGGCTGCCACACCATCGTCGGCAACGGCGCCTATCTCGGCCCGGACCTGACCAAGCTCTATGCCGCTGTCGGCCCGGCCTGGCTCGAAGCGTTCCTGCCCTCGGCGGGCGCCTGGCCGAAGAGCGGGGCGGTCAAGCTGCAATTGCAGAACAAGGCTGTCGCCGGCGAAGCCGGCGTCGAGACGATCGAAGCCTATCTGGAGAAATACCCGGCCGCGGCCGAGCGCATCGACCGGCGCGGCGGCAAGGTCACGCAGATGCCGAACCTGCCCTTCGGTCGTGACGAGGCGCGCAAGCTGGTGGCGTTCCTGAAATACACCTCCGCGATGAACACCGAGGGCTGGCCGCCCGTGCCCAAGGTCGACGGGCTGACGTTCCCCGCGGCGACGCCGATGCCGGCCGCGGCGAGGCAAGCCGCGCTCGTGCCGGCCGAAGGAACCGGCCGGGCCGCCGCAGCCCCGCTCTCCGCGGCCGCGCACGGCGCCGCGCTCGCCGAGGAGAACGGCTGCACGGCCTGCCACGCCAAGGACAGGGAGCGTCTGGTCGGTCCGGGCTGGGGCGGCCTCTACGGCTCCACGGTCAAGCTCGCCGACGGATCGAGCGTGGTCGCCGACGACGCCTATCTGACGGAGAAGATCCTGACCCCCGACGCCCGGGTCGTCGCGGGCTACGAGGCCGGCGTGATGCCGTCCTTCGCCGAGATCCTCGACAAGGATCAGATCGCCGACGTGGTCGCCTATATCCGCAGCCTCGAGGGGAAGTGA
- the ureC gene encoding urease subunit alpha, which produces MPAKLSHAAYAQMYGPTVGDRVRLADTDLIIEVEQDFTVYGEEVKFGGGKVIRDGMGQSQASRAEGAVDTVVTNALIVDHWGIVKADIGLKDGLIAAIGKAGNPDTQAGVTIVIGPGTEVIAGEGRIVTAGGIDAHIHFICPQQIEEALMSGVTTMLGGGTGPAHGTLATTCTPGPWHLARMIQSFDAFPINLGLSGKGNASKPAALVEMIEGGACALKLHEDWGTTPAAIDNCLAVADDHDVQVMIHTDTLNESGFVEDTVAAFKGRTIHAFHTEGAGGGHAPDIIKVCGLANVIPSSTNPTRPYTRNTIAEHLDMLMVCHHLSPSIPEDIAFAESRIRKETIAAEDILHDIGAFSIISSDSQAMGRVGEVAIRTWQTAHKMKLQRGRLPEEAGDNDNLRVRRYIAKYTINPAIAQGLSRHVGSIEIGKRADLVLWNPAFFGVKPEMVLVGGMIAAAPMGDPNASIPTPQPMHYRPMFAAYGRAPAMSSVTFVSRAAMVNGLKDRLGVAKGLLPVENTRGGISKASMILNDATPRMEVDPETYEVRADGELLTCEPATVLPMAQRYFLF; this is translated from the coding sequence ATGCCGGCCAAGCTCTCTCACGCGGCCTATGCGCAGATGTATGGGCCCACGGTCGGCGACCGGGTCCGCCTCGCCGATACAGACCTCATCATCGAGGTCGAGCAGGATTTCACCGTCTATGGCGAGGAGGTGAAGTTCGGCGGCGGCAAGGTCATCCGCGACGGCATGGGCCAGAGCCAGGCGAGCCGCGCCGAGGGCGCGGTCGACACCGTCGTCACCAATGCCCTGATCGTCGATCACTGGGGCATCGTGAAGGCCGATATCGGGCTGAAGGACGGGCTGATCGCCGCGATCGGCAAGGCCGGCAACCCGGATACGCAGGCCGGCGTCACCATCGTCATCGGCCCCGGCACGGAGGTCATCGCGGGCGAGGGCAGGATCGTCACCGCCGGCGGCATCGACGCCCATATCCATTTCATCTGCCCGCAGCAGATCGAGGAGGCGCTGATGTCCGGCGTCACCACCATGCTCGGCGGCGGCACCGGCCCCGCCCACGGCACGCTGGCGACGACCTGCACGCCCGGCCCCTGGCATCTGGCCCGGATGATCCAGTCCTTCGACGCCTTCCCGATCAATCTCGGCCTTTCCGGCAAGGGCAATGCCTCGAAGCCGGCCGCGCTCGTCGAGATGATCGAGGGCGGCGCCTGCGCGCTCAAGCTGCACGAGGACTGGGGCACGACGCCGGCGGCGATCGACAACTGCCTCGCCGTCGCCGACGACCACGACGTCCAGGTGATGATCCACACCGACACGCTGAACGAGAGCGGCTTCGTCGAGGACACGGTCGCGGCCTTCAAGGGCCGCACCATCCACGCCTTCCATACGGAAGGCGCCGGCGGCGGCCATGCGCCGGACATCATCAAGGTCTGCGGGCTCGCGAACGTCATCCCGTCCTCGACCAACCCGACGCGCCCCTATACGCGAAACACCATCGCCGAGCATCTCGACATGCTGATGGTCTGCCACCACCTCTCGCCTTCGATCCCGGAGGACATCGCCTTCGCCGAGAGCCGCATCCGCAAGGAGACCATCGCGGCCGAGGATATCCTGCACGATATCGGCGCCTTCTCGATCATCTCCTCCGACAGCCAGGCGATGGGCCGCGTCGGCGAGGTGGCGATCCGCACCTGGCAGACCGCGCACAAGATGAAGCTCCAGCGCGGGCGCCTGCCCGAAGAGGCCGGCGACAACGACAATCTGCGCGTGCGCCGCTACATCGCGAAATACACGATCAACCCGGCCATCGCGCAGGGGCTGTCCAGGCATGTCGGGTCCATCGAGATCGGCAAGCGCGCCGATCTCGTCCTGTGGAACCCGGCCTTCTTCGGGGTGAAGCCGGAGATGGTGTTGGTCGGCGGCATGATCGCGGCAGCCCCCATGGGCGATCCCAACGCCTCGATCCCGACGCCGCAGCCGATGCATTACCGCCCGATGTTCGCAGCTTACGGCCGGGCGCCGGCGATGTCCTCCGTCACCTTCGTCAGCCGGGCCGCGATGGTGAACGGGCTGAAGGACAGGCTCGGCGTCGCCAAGGGTTTGCTCCCGGTCGAGAACACGCGCGGCGGCATCTCCAAGGCGTCGATGATCCTCAACGACGCCACGCCGCGGATGGAGGTCGATCCCGAGACCTATGAGGTGCGCGCCGATGGCGAGCTTCTCACTTGCGAACCCGCGACCGTGCTGCCGATGGCGCAGCGCTATTTCCTGTTCTGA
- the ureG gene encoding urease accessory protein UreG: MNSPNGPLRVGIGGPVGVGKTTLTEKLCKAMRGRYSLAVVTNDIFTREDELILNRLQALPEERIIGVETGGCPHTAIREDASINLAAIAEMRRRFPDLDLVFIESGGDNLAATFSPDLADLTLYVIDVAGGEKIPRKGGPGITRSDLLVINKIDLAPHVGADLDVMRADTERQRGDRPFVFSDLNRLVGLEEIVAFIEGNGGLGGGDSAPALLHAG; encoded by the coding sequence GTGAACTCCCCCAATGGTCCGCTCCGGGTCGGCATCGGCGGCCCGGTCGGCGTCGGCAAGACGACGCTCACCGAGAAGCTCTGCAAGGCGATGCGCGGGCGCTACTCGCTCGCCGTCGTCACCAACGACATCTTCACCCGGGAGGACGAGCTGATCCTCAACCGGCTGCAGGCGCTGCCGGAAGAGCGCATCATCGGCGTCGAGACCGGAGGCTGCCCGCATACCGCGATCCGCGAGGACGCCTCGATCAACCTCGCCGCCATCGCCGAGATGCGCCGCCGCTTCCCCGATCTCGACCTGGTCTTCATCGAATCCGGCGGCGACAATCTCGCCGCGACCTTCTCGCCCGATCTCGCCGATCTCACGCTCTACGTCATCGACGTCGCCGGCGGCGAGAAGATCCCGCGCAAGGGCGGGCCGGGCATCACCCGCTCGGACCTGCTGGTCATCAACAAGATCGACCTCGCGCCCCATGTCGGGGCCGATCTCGACGTGATGCGCGCGGATACGGAAAGGCAGCGGGGAGACCGTCCCTTCGTCTTCAGCGATCTGAACCGGCTCGTCGGCCTGGAGGAGATCGTCGCGTTCATCGAGGGGAATGGCGGCCTTGGCGGTGGCGATTCAGCCCCGGCGCTCCTGCACGCTGGATGA
- a CDS encoding urease subunit beta, protein MIPGEVFPAAGDIVLNEGAEPISALVANTGDRPIQVGSHYHFFETNAALDFERAAARGMRLDIAAGTAMRFEPGQQREVRLVPLGGGRAVYGFQRKVMGQL, encoded by the coding sequence ATGATCCCCGGAGAGGTCTTTCCCGCCGCAGGCGACATCGTCCTCAACGAGGGGGCGGAGCCGATCTCCGCGCTCGTCGCCAATACCGGCGACCGGCCGATCCAGGTCGGCTCGCACTACCATTTCTTCGAGACCAACGCGGCGCTCGATTTCGAGCGCGCCGCCGCTCGCGGCATGCGGCTCGATATCGCCGCCGGCACCGCCATGCGCTTCGAGCCCGGCCAGCAGCGCGAGGTCCGCCTCGTGCCGCTCGGCGGCGGCCGCGCCGTCTACGGCTTCCAGCGGAAGGTGATGGGGCAACTCTGA
- a CDS encoding urease accessory protein UreE, producing MLRAISHSHGGGDRPAGTIRLDHAARHLRRKLLTTDQGEEIMVDLPEPVLLADGDRLVLEDGRGVAIVAAEEELYEVLAGVCPLRHLAWHLGNRHLPAQIDEGRILIRRDHVIRAMLEGLGASVREVVACFQPVHGAYHHHHHD from the coding sequence ATGCTCCGCGCCATCTCCCACAGCCATGGCGGCGGCGACCGGCCCGCCGGTACGATCCGCCTCGACCATGCCGCCCGCCATCTGCGCCGCAAGCTCCTGACCACCGACCAGGGCGAGGAGATCATGGTCGACCTGCCGGAGCCCGTGCTCCTCGCCGATGGCGACCGGCTGGTGCTTGAGGACGGCCGCGGCGTCGCGATCGTGGCGGCGGAGGAGGAGCTTTACGAGGTGCTTGCGGGCGTCTGCCCCTTGCGCCATCTCGCCTGGCATCTCGGCAACCGCCATCTGCCCGCGCAGATCGACGAAGGCCGCATCCTGATCCGGCGCGACCACGTCATCCGCGCCATGCTGGAAGGGCTCGGCGCCTCCGTCCGCGAGGTCGTCGCCTGTTTCCAGCCGGTGCATGGCGCCTACCACCATCACCACCATGACTGA
- a CDS encoding carboxymuconolactone decarboxylase family protein, with protein MTGRIDPHKSAPEAMRALLGLQAHVNACELEHSLLELVKYRASQLNGCAWCMDMHTKDARANGETEQRLYLLAAWRECPFYTEREQAALAWTEAVTRLAETGVSDEVFAAARAQFSEPELVELTMAIIAINGWNRINVAFRTVPGTYRTPGRKSGG; from the coding sequence ATGACCGGACGTATCGACCCGCACAAGTCTGCGCCCGAAGCGATGCGGGCATTGCTGGGGCTTCAAGCCCATGTCAATGCCTGCGAGCTGGAGCACAGCCTGCTCGAACTGGTCAAATACCGGGCCTCGCAGTTGAACGGCTGCGCCTGGTGCATGGACATGCACACCAAGGACGCCCGCGCCAACGGAGAGACCGAGCAACGGCTTTATCTTCTCGCCGCCTGGCGCGAATGCCCGTTCTACACCGAGCGCGAGCAGGCCGCTCTCGCCTGGACGGAGGCCGTGACCCGGCTGGCGGAGACCGGCGTCTCGGACGAGGTCTTCGCGGCGGCACGGGCGCAGTTCAGCGAACCGGAGCTGGTCGAGCTCACCATGGCGATCATCGCCATCAACGGATGGAACCGGATCAACGTCGCGTTCCGCACCGTTCCGGGAACCTACCGGACGCCCGGCCGCAAGAGCGGGGGGTGA
- a CDS encoding HupE/UreJ family protein — translation MKRLSIALILSAAAASPAFAHVNPAEHGSFAAGFSHPLLGADHVLAMLGVGLWAFLVGGRAVWAIPSAFVGTMMLGFGAALAGIGLPFVEPTIAASVVVIGLLALVAAQVPVVVGIVVVGFFALFHGYAHGGEMGEATSLSFMSGFALATALLHAVGIGIGLAGNALSRRGRIAARIAGGLTALGGLWLVAGA, via the coding sequence ATGAAGAGACTGTCGATCGCCCTGATCCTGAGCGCCGCCGCCGCAAGCCCGGCCTTCGCTCATGTCAATCCCGCCGAGCATGGCTCATTCGCCGCCGGCTTCTCGCATCCTCTCCTCGGGGCGGACCATGTCCTGGCGATGCTCGGCGTCGGCCTTTGGGCCTTTCTCGTCGGCGGGCGTGCGGTCTGGGCGATTCCCTCCGCCTTCGTCGGCACGATGATGCTCGGTTTCGGCGCGGCGCTCGCCGGCATCGGCCTGCCCTTCGTCGAGCCGACGATCGCGGCCTCGGTCGTGGTCATCGGCCTGCTGGCACTGGTCGCAGCCCAGGTGCCGGTGGTTGTCGGCATCGTCGTGGTCGGCTTCTTCGCGCTGTTCCACGGCTATGCCCATGGCGGCGAGATGGGCGAGGCGACGAGCCTGTCCTTCATGAGCGGCTTCGCGCTCGCGACCGCGCTGCTGCATGCGGTCGGCATCGGCATCGGCCTTGCCGGGAATGCGCTTTCGCGGCGCGGCCGGATCGCGGCGCGCATCGCCGGCGGCCTGACGGCGCTCGGCGGGCTCTGGCTGGTCGCTGGAGCCTGA
- a CDS encoding Rrf2 family transcriptional regulator produces MRLATFTDYGLRVLMRLAGTPDEPSTTARIAEEFQIPYNHLTKVVQDLARGGFVTTQRGGGGGIRLARPADTITLGEVVRRLEGRYAMVECFRADGGACLLDPLCRLKPQLAAAREAFIAELDKTSVADCAYAGPAPGAPSCAPAHAGGRDR; encoded by the coding sequence ATGCGACTTGCCACCTTCACGGATTATGGCCTGCGGGTGCTGATGCGGCTTGCCGGCACGCCGGACGAGCCCTCGACCACCGCCCGTATCGCCGAGGAGTTCCAGATCCCGTATAACCACCTCACCAAGGTGGTGCAGGATCTCGCCCGCGGCGGCTTCGTCACGACCCAGCGCGGCGGCGGCGGCGGCATCCGGCTGGCGCGCCCCGCCGACACGATCACGCTGGGCGAGGTCGTTCGCCGCCTGGAAGGCCGCTACGCCATGGTGGAATGCTTCAGGGCCGATGGCGGCGCCTGCCTGCTCGATCCGCTCTGCCGGTTGAAGCCGCAACTGGCCGCCGCGCGCGAGGCTTTCATCGCCGAGCTGGACAAGACCAGCGTCGCCGATTGCGCCTATGCCGGGCCGGCACCGGGTGCGCCGTCATGCGCGCCCGCCCATGCCGGGGGGCGGGATCGCTGA
- a CDS encoding hexameric tyrosine-coordinated heme protein, whose amino-acid sequence MAEAWLASLRTATPQEGFELATKLARVGVKMTQPSAEIRDKLRAAYDQDSAQLIASSQVIAIHFQTVAAANNYWRD is encoded by the coding sequence ATGGCTGAAGCTTGGCTTGCCTCACTCAGGACGGCGACCCCGCAGGAAGGGTTCGAGCTCGCCACCAAACTTGCGCGCGTGGGCGTCAAGATGACCCAGCCTTCGGCGGAGATCCGTGACAAGCTGCGTGCTGCCTACGATCAGGACAGTGCGCAACTGATCGCCTCCTCGCAAGTGATCGCCATCCATTTCCAGACGGTGGCGGCCGCCAATAATTACTGGCGCGACTGA
- a CDS encoding cbb3-type cytochrome c oxidase subunit I, with the protein MFRIEYQTQRLSLRFFMVMLVLFFFQTALGLLLSAQHLDPTLLAGTLNFNVVRTQHLNLAIFWVLCGFIGTILFVGPLLSKRELAAPWLIKFLFYALLAVVAWNLATQMLAQRGVAGWWMGQPMLQEGLEYLEAGRIADIVILVGFAILCYVVLRTFPPPSQWNEIHWGLGLGVVALTLVWIFGLFFIERLDLQEYFRWYVVHYWVEGVWEVIHIALVGFLLVLLFRADVKTVGYAVFWGISLVWLSGLIGNAHHYFWIGTPEFWQFWGSLFSALEPLPLIFCFWHIYLDAHQDAKPIPNMPAFAFLLGSVVLEQVGAGILGFTMTFALTNVWSHGTWVTASHAHLALFGTFGMLGLAAAYYAVPIMRGVTNFDQRPGKLAFWLVFTGMLGLGFAFAIGGTVQVYVYRTLGLDWFGGDIGPAMLFSKVLVPLFGLVFAAGVCLIVYDLATLGLRAPSAAADDAPASAASGWGRRLSGWETGIWLLGMWVFGAIITLGLLSFNLHTVQEGNAMLPYVMGGVGYPGLLLVTLFFVRRFLSSLEARSNARAAPLPSAVAAPAGA; encoded by the coding sequence ATGTTCAGGATCGAATACCAGACCCAGCGCCTTTCCCTGCGCTTCTTCATGGTCATGCTGGTGCTGTTCTTCTTCCAGACCGCGCTCGGCCTGCTGCTGTCCGCCCAGCATCTCGACCCGACGCTGCTTGCCGGAACGCTGAACTTCAACGTCGTCCGCACCCAGCATCTCAACCTGGCGATCTTCTGGGTGCTGTGCGGCTTCATCGGCACGATCCTGTTCGTCGGGCCGCTTCTGTCGAAGCGGGAACTCGCCGCGCCATGGCTGATCAAGTTCCTGTTCTACGCGCTGCTGGCGGTGGTGGCCTGGAACCTCGCCACCCAGATGCTGGCGCAGCGGGGCGTCGCCGGCTGGTGGATGGGCCAGCCCATGCTCCAGGAAGGGCTGGAATATCTCGAGGCCGGCCGCATCGCCGACATCGTCATCCTCGTCGGCTTCGCCATCCTCTGCTACGTGGTGCTGCGCACTTTCCCGCCGCCGTCGCAATGGAACGAGATTCATTGGGGGCTCGGGCTCGGCGTCGTGGCGCTGACGCTGGTGTGGATATTCGGCCTGTTCTTCATCGAGCGGCTCGACCTCCAGGAATATTTCCGCTGGTACGTCGTCCATTACTGGGTCGAGGGCGTGTGGGAGGTGATCCACATCGCGCTGGTCGGCTTCCTGCTGGTGCTCCTGTTCAGGGCCGACGTGAAGACGGTCGGCTATGCCGTGTTCTGGGGCATCTCGCTGGTCTGGTTGTCGGGGCTGATCGGCAATGCGCACCATTATTTCTGGATCGGCACGCCGGAGTTCTGGCAGTTCTGGGGCTCGCTGTTCAGCGCGCTGGAACCGCTGCCGCTGATCTTCTGCTTCTGGCACATCTATCTCGACGCGCATCAGGACGCCAAGCCGATCCCCAACATGCCGGCCTTCGCCTTCCTGCTGGGCTCGGTCGTGCTGGAGCAGGTCGGCGCCGGCATCCTCGGCTTCACCATGACCTTCGCGCTCACCAATGTCTGGTCGCACGGGACATGGGTGACGGCGAGCCACGCGCATCTGGCCCTGTTCGGCACCTTCGGGATGCTCGGCCTGGCGGCGGCCTATTACGCCGTGCCGATCATGCGCGGGGTCACGAATTTCGACCAGCGGCCGGGCAAGCTCGCCTTCTGGCTGGTCTTCACCGGCATGCTGGGGCTCGGCTTCGCCTTCGCCATCGGCGGCACGGTCCAGGTCTATGTCTACCGCACGCTCGGACTCGACTGGTTCGGCGGCGACATCGGCCCGGCCATGCTGTTCTCCAAGGTGCTGGTGCCGCTGTTCGGCCTCGTCTTCGCCGCCGGCGTCTGCCTGATCGTCTACGACCTGGCAACGCTCGGCCTGCGTGCGCCCTCGGCGGCCGCCGATGACGCACCGGCTTCGGCAGCCTCCGGCTGGGGCCGCCGGCTGAGCGGCTGGGAGACCGGCATCTGGCTGCTCGGCATGTGGGTGTTCGGCGCCATCATCACGCTCGGCCTGCTGTCCTTCAACCTGCACACCGTGCAGGAAGGCAACGCGATGCTCCCCTATGTGATGGGCGGGGTCGGCTATCCGGGCCTGCTTCTGGTGACGCTGTTCTTCGTGCGGCGGTTCCTGAGCTCCCTGGAGGCGCGCAGCAACGCCAGGGCGGCGCCGCTCCCGAGCGCGGTTGCCGCTCCGGCCGGCGCCTGA